Proteins from a genomic interval of Rhodococcoides fascians A25f:
- a CDS encoding glycosyltransferase family 39 protein, translated as MTAQIDRPAAIPPSHARQPSWQDTWWYRRRHLLGLLILLAATATLYLWNLTASGYANTFYAAAVQAGTKDWTAWFFGSLDSENFITVDKPPAALWVMGLSARLFGFSSFSLLLPQALMGVAAVATVYASVKRVANPTAGLLAGFTLASVPAAALMFDFDNPDALLVLLMTLGGYFVVRSLQTSAGRRAAMWLAFAGVALGFAFLTKMLQGLLVLPAFGLTYLVAGQAQLRARLLHLVGAFAALIAAAGWWVVTVQLWPESARPYIGGSTDNTVMDLVLGYNGLGRIFGNTGGGGMEAPAGMSAGAAGSSFGGSTGLDRLFGSEMGIQISWLIPAALVALVFGLIARGRAPRTDLLRASLILWGGWFLVTALIFSYMSGTIHPYYTVALAPALAGMIGTGGYALWLRRESIWGRAGMAAMMIAAGTWSWVLLHRNADWLPALKWILLAGTIVAAVMILLAGRYRKLTAAALILGAVAGLGGGASYAIATTTNAHSGSIPTAGPTGAVTDGGMGGGAPGETRAGEMPSGEMPSGEMPSGAMPSGSAPDGTAAGVAADAADLPAGFGTGDGATAGGTGGMGGMGGESNEELTTLLESTSTTWSAAVNGSQSAAGYELASDTAVMAIGGWSGDPAPTLDEFIQYVSNHEVAYYVSGGMGGGMARGGMGGDSTSTSSQIQEWVEANFTASTVGSATVYDLSTYTG; from the coding sequence ATGACTGCCCAAATCGACCGACCGGCCGCGATACCCCCGTCGCACGCCCGCCAGCCGTCCTGGCAGGACACGTGGTGGTATCGCCGCCGGCACCTGCTCGGGCTGCTGATTCTGCTCGCAGCCACCGCAACCCTGTATTTGTGGAACCTGACCGCAAGTGGTTACGCGAACACGTTCTACGCCGCGGCGGTGCAGGCAGGCACCAAGGACTGGACGGCGTGGTTCTTCGGATCACTCGATTCCGAGAACTTCATCACCGTGGACAAGCCACCGGCCGCACTGTGGGTGATGGGACTGTCGGCCCGTCTGTTCGGGTTCTCGAGCTTCAGTCTTCTGCTTCCGCAAGCCTTGATGGGTGTCGCCGCAGTGGCGACGGTGTATGCCTCGGTCAAGCGGGTCGCGAATCCCACTGCCGGCCTGCTCGCCGGCTTCACTCTGGCGTCCGTTCCTGCCGCCGCGCTGATGTTCGATTTCGACAATCCCGACGCGTTGCTGGTGCTGCTCATGACTCTCGGCGGATACTTCGTCGTGCGCTCTCTGCAGACATCGGCCGGTCGACGGGCCGCGATGTGGCTGGCCTTCGCCGGCGTGGCGCTCGGGTTCGCGTTCCTGACGAAGATGTTGCAGGGGCTGCTGGTGTTGCCGGCGTTCGGTCTCACGTATCTGGTTGCCGGACAGGCGCAATTGCGCGCACGACTGCTGCATCTGGTCGGTGCGTTCGCGGCATTGATCGCTGCCGCCGGCTGGTGGGTGGTGACGGTTCAGCTGTGGCCGGAAAGTGCGCGCCCGTACATCGGCGGGTCCACCGACAACACCGTGATGGATCTGGTGCTCGGCTACAACGGGCTCGGTCGTATCTTCGGTAACACCGGTGGAGGCGGCATGGAGGCTCCAGCCGGAATGAGCGCGGGGGCAGCAGGATCGAGCTTCGGAGGGTCGACCGGTCTGGACCGCCTGTTCGGCAGTGAAATGGGAATCCAGATTTCGTGGCTGATCCCTGCTGCTCTGGTGGCGCTGGTCTTCGGTCTGATTGCTCGTGGTCGAGCGCCGCGGACCGACCTGCTGCGTGCATCCCTGATTCTGTGGGGCGGTTGGTTCTTGGTGACGGCGCTGATCTTCAGCTACATGTCCGGCACGATCCACCCGTACTACACGGTCGCGCTCGCTCCTGCACTTGCGGGCATGATCGGAACCGGCGGCTACGCACTGTGGCTTCGGCGCGAATCCATCTGGGGCAGAGCGGGTATGGCGGCGATGATGATTGCGGCCGGCACCTGGAGTTGGGTGCTGCTGCACCGCAACGCGGATTGGCTGCCGGCGTTGAAATGGATTCTGTTGGCGGGAACCATCGTTGCGGCCGTGATGATTCTGCTCGCCGGGCGGTACCGAAAGCTCACTGCCGCTGCGTTGATCCTCGGAGCCGTGGCCGGTCTCGGCGGTGGCGCTTCCTATGCGATCGCCACGACGACGAATGCGCACAGTGGATCCATCCCCACCGCGGGCCCGACCGGTGCAGTCACCGACGGCGGAATGGGTGGTGGTGCTCCTGGTGAGACACGAGCCGGTGAGATGCCCAGCGGTGAAATGCCCAGCGGTGAGATGCCCAGTGGTGCAATGCCAAGTGGCTCAGCACCGGATGGTACTGCGGCTGGCGTTGCCGCCGACGCGGCCGATCTTCCAGCCGGCTTCGGCACCGGTGACGGTGCCACGGCTGGTGGCACGGGCGGTATGGGTGGCATGGGCGGTGAGTCCAACGAAGAGTTGACGACGCTCCTCGAGTCCACGTCGACGACATGGTCTGCTGCAGTGAACGGTTCGCAGTCGGCTGCGGGGTACGAGTTGGCGTCCGATACGGCAGTGATGGCGATCGGTGGATGGAGCGGCGATCCTGCCCCGACACTCGACGAATTCATCCAGTACGTCTCCAACCACGAAGTCGCCTACTACGTGTCGGGCGGAATGGGTGGCGGCATGGCTCGTGGGGGAATGGGCGGCGACTCGACGAGCACTTCCTCGCAGATCCAGGAATGGGTCGAGGCGAACTTCACCGCCAGCACCGTCGGTAGCGCGACGGTGTACGACCTCAGTACCTACACGGGCTGA
- a CDS encoding HNH endonuclease signature motif containing protein, with protein MTTPARSRFAAYLGPQSKPYIAPASLAEMRDVTILENQACARKVALAAAIWDTCIHQNVLVGDVIQDAGNYAASEIAHVLGCSKTVANTYAEVGMDLRLRLPSIAAAFEAGELDLPRVRAIYRCTHNLTQDAAAAVEGEVLRAARRLPPGPLATEIWSIMYRIAPEQAAALRNDLERHTNVTYTDKDVLSTLKADLTAADAAAAWQLINEMAATVCRRDPRTRGQKRAAAYVALLQQESSMECMCEPDDDNPCTADTARPDRRAPLTVITVDLATLAGLLSDPAHLAGHGTIDAEYARELADNAHWQILLTEARNLAEALGYGEDLESLIDLETDTGTGTDTDTDTDDKGAESRADSGSSRMNHSGSRGDQKKSRGSKVRKTKNSRSEGSGSHMMFHPLGRGRRRDGAAIPCPPRSQTSAPPPRNSCVVTPYRGTYTFVAELEAAIAADPTLGLALHPDGHGGLLLPPPGALVYRPTVSLAERIRYRDRTCRHPGCDVAAQQCEIDHIVPYFHRDPATGGWTIDTNLHCLCRYHHSLKTMGLWTPVMLADGVEFWVSNAGTTAITVPGTTQLADLSHLPAVYRRPKGQAMQADTSGFGIVQPQPAPVPTSASDGDPPPF; from the coding sequence GTGACCACACCTGCACGCAGTCGATTCGCGGCCTATCTCGGGCCGCAATCGAAGCCGTACATCGCGCCTGCTTCGTTGGCCGAGATGCGGGATGTCACGATTCTGGAGAACCAGGCGTGCGCTCGCAAGGTCGCTCTGGCCGCCGCCATCTGGGATACTTGCATTCATCAGAACGTGCTCGTCGGTGATGTCATTCAGGACGCGGGCAACTATGCGGCTTCCGAAATTGCGCACGTTCTGGGCTGCTCGAAGACCGTCGCGAACACGTACGCCGAGGTCGGGATGGACCTTCGGCTTCGACTTCCTTCCATCGCGGCCGCATTCGAGGCCGGCGAACTCGATTTGCCCCGAGTCCGTGCGATATACCGCTGTACCCACAATCTGACGCAGGACGCGGCGGCCGCCGTCGAAGGCGAGGTTCTGCGCGCTGCCCGACGCCTGCCGCCCGGTCCGCTCGCGACCGAAATCTGGTCGATCATGTACCGCATCGCACCCGAGCAAGCGGCCGCTTTACGCAACGACCTGGAACGGCATACCAACGTCACCTACACCGACAAGGACGTGCTCTCGACGCTCAAGGCCGATCTCACCGCCGCCGACGCCGCAGCTGCCTGGCAGTTGATCAACGAGATGGCCGCGACCGTGTGCCGACGTGATCCGCGTACCCGAGGACAGAAGCGTGCGGCCGCGTATGTGGCTCTGCTGCAGCAAGAGTCGTCGATGGAATGCATGTGCGAACCCGATGACGACAATCCGTGTACGGCCGATACCGCGCGGCCCGATCGACGCGCCCCACTGACCGTGATCACTGTCGATCTCGCCACTCTCGCCGGTCTGCTGTCCGATCCTGCCCACCTGGCCGGCCACGGCACCATCGATGCCGAGTACGCCCGCGAACTCGCCGACAACGCTCACTGGCAAATTCTTCTCACCGAGGCACGCAACCTTGCCGAGGCACTCGGTTACGGCGAAGACCTGGAGTCGCTCATCGACCTCGAGACCGACACTGGCACTGGCACTGACACTGACACTGACACTGACGACAAGGGTGCAGAAAGCAGGGCCGACAGCGGCAGCAGCAGGATGAACCACAGCGGATCGAGAGGTGACCAGAAGAAGTCCAGAGGATCGAAGGTACGCAAGACAAAGAACAGCAGGTCCGAGGGCAGCGGGTCACACATGATGTTTCATCCTCTGGGGCGCGGACGTCGCCGAGACGGCGCCGCAATTCCTTGCCCGCCCAGATCGCAGACTTCCGCGCCTCCACCACGGAACAGCTGTGTCGTCACTCCGTATCGGGGCACTTACACCTTTGTTGCAGAACTCGAAGCAGCAATCGCCGCCGATCCAACTCTTGGGCTCGCCCTGCACCCGGACGGTCACGGAGGTCTGCTGCTGCCGCCACCCGGAGCCCTCGTCTATCGGCCGACTGTCTCACTTGCAGAACGCATTCGATATCGCGACCGCACCTGTCGGCACCCGGGCTGCGATGTCGCGGCCCAGCAATGCGAGATCGACCACATCGTGCCGTACTTTCATCGCGATCCTGCGACCGGTGGCTGGACCATCGACACCAATCTGCATTGCCTGTGTCGCTATCACCACAGTCTCAAGACCATGGGGCTGTGGACACCGGTGATGCTCGCCGATGGTGTCGAGTTCTGGGTCTCGAATGCCGGCACCACAGCGATCACTGTTCCCGGCACCACGCAACTCGCAGACCTGAGCCATCTGCCCGCCGTCTATCGCAGGCCCAAAGGTCAAGCGATGCAGGCGGATACCTCGGGCTTTGGGATCGTTCAGCCGCAGCCCGCGCCAGTACCTACGTCAGCGTCCGACGGTGATCCTCCGCCCTTCTGA
- a CDS encoding ASCH domain-containing protein, whose protein sequence is MTDLPIVEFAYPGPLRDALVAAVLSGAKTTTASLVVQYTDEELPKVGQRGAVIDSAGRTVGIIETTAVDVVALKVVSLQHALDEGEGYADVAQWRAGHQRFWQSAEVREELGDPNFTVNDDTRVVLERFTLV, encoded by the coding sequence GTGACCGATCTACCGATTGTCGAATTCGCATACCCGGGTCCCTTGCGGGACGCCCTGGTTGCGGCCGTCCTGTCCGGTGCCAAGACCACGACGGCAAGTCTGGTGGTCCAGTACACCGACGAAGAGTTGCCGAAGGTCGGCCAACGCGGTGCGGTGATCGACTCGGCGGGCCGGACGGTGGGGATCATCGAGACCACTGCCGTCGATGTCGTTGCACTGAAGGTTGTTTCGCTGCAGCACGCCCTCGACGAGGGTGAAGGTTACGCCGATGTGGCGCAGTGGCGAGCCGGACACCAAAGATTCTGGCAATCGGCCGAGGTTCGCGAGGAACTGGGAGATCCGAACTTCACCGTGAACGACGACACTCGGGTGGTACTGGAGCGATTCACACTCGTGTGA
- a CDS encoding endonuclease/exonuclease/phosphatase family protein, with amino-acid sequence MSRLAAVTVTLAFMAAGCSSVNPTAADPAPEEPSSIRVATFNASLNRSAAGQLVTDLQGENAQARAAADVISANSPDVLLVNEFDYSGDDAVRLFNDNYLDKQYPYSFTAPVNTGVDSGLDLDRDGALGGPGDAWGFGQFPGQYGMVVYSKYPIATDSVRTFQNFLWKDMPDSLLPRDYYGEVSDALRLSSKSHWDVPIDVNGKTLHVLASHPTPPSFDGPENRNGKRNHDEIRLSADYISGADYLYDDRGVRGGLEQGASFVMLGDQNSDPVDGDSVAGAIAQVLDLPRVQDPAPMSDGHGTDTADFADPTPGDLRVDYVLPSDDLTVVDSQVYWPDQPEHPSDHRLVWTDLEI; translated from the coding sequence ATGTCGAGACTCGCAGCCGTCACCGTTACCCTCGCTTTCATGGCCGCCGGTTGCTCCTCTGTGAATCCAACCGCTGCGGACCCGGCCCCCGAGGAACCGTCGAGCATTCGGGTCGCGACGTTCAATGCGAGCCTCAATCGATCAGCGGCCGGGCAGTTGGTGACCGACCTGCAGGGCGAGAATGCTCAGGCCCGCGCGGCGGCCGATGTGATCTCGGCGAACTCGCCGGATGTGTTGTTGGTCAACGAGTTCGATTACTCGGGTGACGATGCGGTGAGGCTCTTCAACGACAACTATCTGGACAAGCAGTACCCGTACTCCTTCACTGCGCCCGTGAACACCGGGGTCGACTCGGGACTCGACCTGGACAGGGACGGCGCGCTCGGCGGTCCGGGCGATGCCTGGGGATTCGGGCAATTCCCAGGTCAGTACGGCATGGTCGTGTACTCGAAGTATCCGATCGCGACCGATTCGGTACGCACGTTCCAGAACTTCCTGTGGAAGGACATGCCGGATTCCCTGCTGCCGCGCGACTATTACGGAGAGGTGTCCGACGCTCTGCGTCTGTCCAGCAAATCGCATTGGGACGTGCCGATCGACGTGAACGGCAAGACGCTGCACGTACTGGCCTCGCACCCCACTCCCCCGTCTTTCGATGGTCCCGAGAACCGCAACGGCAAACGCAACCACGACGAGATCCGGCTCAGTGCCGACTACATCTCGGGCGCGGATTACCTGTACGACGACAGAGGCGTGCGCGGCGGGTTGGAACAGGGTGCCTCGTTCGTGATGCTGGGTGACCAGAACAGCGATCCGGTCGACGGCGATTCGGTTGCGGGTGCCATCGCGCAGGTTCTCGATCTCCCACGGGTTCAGGATCCGGCCCCCATGTCCGATGGACATGGGACGGACACAGCCGATTTCGCAGATCCGACGCCGGGTGACCTTCGCGTGGACTACGTGCTGCCGTCGGACGATCTGACGGTGGTCGACTCTCAGGTGTACTGGCCGGACCAGCCGGAGCATCCCTCGGACCATCGACTGGTGTGGACCGATCTCGAAATATGA
- a CDS encoding TIGR03084 family metal-binding protein: MADLDTLVGDLRAEGDDLDALVAELTSELWAAPTPAEGWTIAHQIAHLSWTDHVAERTTSAASGDAAAKEEFALTLKKAWENPTGFVDEAAEEEARNPELLTIWRTRRHAMTDALVQVPPGTKIDWFGPPMSAASMATARLMETWAHGQDVADALGVSRVPTDRIRGVAHIGVRTRDFAYAVNQQTPPIEQFRVELSAPSGELWTWGPEDAAQRVSGSALDFCLLVTQRAHRDTLDVTAEGSDAAHWLTIAQAFAGPPGSGREKA, translated from the coding sequence ATGGCAGACCTCGACACACTCGTCGGCGACCTCCGTGCCGAGGGCGACGACCTCGATGCGCTCGTCGCCGAACTGACATCAGAGCTGTGGGCGGCACCGACACCGGCCGAGGGCTGGACGATCGCACACCAGATCGCACATCTGTCCTGGACGGATCACGTCGCGGAGCGAACCACGTCCGCAGCATCGGGCGATGCCGCGGCCAAGGAGGAGTTCGCTCTCACTTTGAAGAAAGCGTGGGAAAACCCCACCGGTTTCGTCGACGAGGCTGCGGAGGAAGAAGCTCGCAATCCCGAACTACTGACCATCTGGCGTACCCGACGCCACGCCATGACCGATGCTCTGGTGCAGGTACCGCCCGGAACCAAGATCGACTGGTTCGGACCCCCGATGAGTGCGGCGTCCATGGCCACTGCGCGCCTGATGGAGACCTGGGCCCACGGCCAGGATGTCGCCGACGCACTGGGCGTCTCCCGTGTGCCCACCGACCGGATCCGCGGGGTCGCGCACATCGGAGTCCGTACAAGGGATTTCGCCTACGCGGTCAATCAGCAGACACCTCCCATCGAACAGTTCCGCGTCGAACTCAGCGCGCCCTCGGGTGAGCTATGGACCTGGGGCCCCGAAGACGCCGCGCAGCGCGTGAGCGGATCGGCGCTCGACTTCTGCCTCCTCGTGACCCAGCGTGCTCATCGCGACACCCTCGACGTCACTGCCGAGGGATCCGACGCCGCGCACTGGCTCACCATCGCCCAAGCCTTCGCAGGCCCTCCAGGATCGGGACGAGAGAAAGCATGA
- a CDS encoding acyclic terpene utilization AtuA family protein gives MTVRIGNCSGFYGDRLSAMREMLEGGELDYLTGDYLAELTMLILGRDRMKDATRGYAKTFLRQAEDCLGLALDKGVKIVANAGGLNPRGLAEALEKLDSGANIAYVDGDDLLGRAAELGLGNPLTANAYLGAWGIVECLNSGADVVVTGRVTDASVIVGPAAAHFGWTPTDYDALAGAVIAGHVIECGTQATGGNYSFFTEIADMSRPGFPIAEIESDGSSVITKHEGTGGAVSVGTVTAQLLYEITGGRYANPDVTARIDSAILAQESSDRVSITGVTGEAPPPTYKVSLNALGGFRNEFTMVLTGLDIEAKAALAQRQFESWLTARPTELDWTLVRTDKPDAETEETASALLRCVARDSNPDAVGRQFSAVAVELALASYPGFSVTAPPGNGAPYGVFTAGFVDANQVPHVAHLADGTESAIAPSTDTRALEPLDEPTLPAPRAAEATIRLPLGTVAAARSGDKGGNANVGVWVRTDDEFSWLVHALTVETLKEMLPEAEQLTVTRHVLPNLRAVNFVIEGILGQGVASQARFDPQAKGLGEWLRSRHIDIPETIAYKGELG, from the coding sequence ATGACCGTACGAATCGGCAACTGTTCGGGCTTCTACGGAGACCGCCTCTCGGCCATGCGCGAGATGCTCGAGGGCGGCGAACTCGACTACCTCACCGGCGATTACCTCGCCGAGCTCACGATGCTCATCCTCGGCCGCGACCGGATGAAGGATGCGACCCGTGGCTACGCCAAAACCTTTCTGCGCCAGGCCGAGGATTGCCTGGGACTGGCACTCGACAAGGGTGTCAAGATCGTCGCCAACGCCGGTGGTCTGAATCCACGTGGCTTGGCCGAGGCGCTGGAGAAGCTCGACTCCGGTGCCAACATCGCGTATGTCGATGGCGACGACCTTCTCGGCAGGGCGGCCGAACTAGGCCTCGGCAACCCGCTGACCGCAAATGCCTACCTCGGCGCGTGGGGCATCGTGGAATGCTTGAACTCCGGTGCCGACGTCGTGGTCACCGGGCGCGTCACCGATGCCAGCGTGATCGTGGGACCCGCTGCGGCGCACTTCGGTTGGACGCCGACCGACTACGACGCCCTGGCCGGTGCCGTGATCGCCGGACATGTCATCGAGTGCGGAACTCAGGCGACGGGCGGGAACTACTCGTTCTTCACCGAGATCGCGGACATGTCTCGGCCGGGCTTCCCGATCGCCGAGATCGAGTCCGACGGTTCGTCCGTCATCACCAAGCACGAGGGCACCGGTGGGGCTGTCAGCGTCGGCACTGTGACCGCTCAGCTGCTGTACGAAATCACCGGCGGCCGCTACGCGAACCCCGATGTCACCGCGCGGATCGATTCAGCGATCCTGGCGCAGGAGTCCAGCGATCGGGTGTCCATCACCGGCGTGACCGGCGAAGCGCCGCCGCCCACCTACAAGGTCTCGCTCAATGCGCTCGGCGGCTTCCGCAACGAATTCACGATGGTGCTCACCGGCCTCGACATCGAGGCCAAAGCGGCACTGGCACAACGGCAATTCGAGTCCTGGCTCACGGCCCGTCCGACCGAATTGGACTGGACCCTGGTGCGTACCGACAAGCCGGACGCCGAGACGGAAGAGACGGCCAGCGCCTTGCTGCGCTGCGTGGCCCGCGACAGCAACCCCGACGCCGTCGGACGTCAGTTCTCGGCGGTTGCAGTCGAACTCGCACTGGCGAGCTACCCCGGATTCTCGGTGACCGCACCGCCGGGAAATGGAGCGCCGTACGGAGTGTTCACGGCAGGTTTCGTCGACGCGAACCAGGTGCCGCACGTTGCGCATCTCGCCGACGGCACCGAAAGCGCCATCGCACCGTCGACGGACACGCGGGCGTTGGAACCCCTCGATGAACCGACGCTCCCGGCACCGAGAGCAGCCGAAGCGACCATCCGACTACCACTGGGAACCGTCGCCGCGGCCCGAAGCGGCGACAAGGGCGGCAACGCCAACGTCGGAGTCTGGGTCCGCACCGACGACGAATTCTCCTGGCTCGTCCACGCATTGACGGTCGAGACCCTGAAAGAGATGTTGCCCGAGGCAGAGCAACTCACCGTCACCCGGCACGTGCTGCCGAATCTGCGGGCCGTGAACTTCGTCATCGAGGGCATCCTCGGCCAAGGCGTGGCATCGCAGGCCAGGTTCGATCCACAGGCCAAGGGGCTCGGTGAATGGCTGCGGTCGCGGCACATCGACATCCCCGAAACGATTGCTTACAAAGGAGAACTCGGATGA
- a CDS encoding acyl-CoA dehydrogenase family protein, whose translation MSIWTTPERQQLRKTVRSFVEQDIAPHMNQWETDGEIPRDLHKKAAALGLIGAGFPEEVGGDGGDLADAVVICEEMHQAGASGGLFASLFTSGIALPHLVAAGDADQIEKWVRPTLAGEKIGSLAITEPGGGSDVGHLRTKAVRDGEHYVVNGSKTYITSGCRADFVVTAVRTGGEGAAGVSLLVIEKGTPGFEVTSKLDKMGWRASDTAELSFVDARVPVSNLVGAENSGFAQIAQAFLTERIALAAQAYASAQRCLDLTLQWVRDRETFGKPLIARQSVQNTVTEMARKIDIARVYTRSLVERSLQENQDFIAEVCFAKNTAVESGEWVANQAVQLFGGLGYMRESEVERQYRDMRILGIGGGTTEILTGLAAKRLGYQA comes from the coding sequence ATGAGCATCTGGACGACGCCCGAGCGTCAGCAGCTTCGCAAGACCGTCCGTAGCTTCGTCGAGCAGGACATCGCGCCGCACATGAATCAGTGGGAGACCGACGGCGAGATCCCGCGCGATCTGCACAAGAAGGCGGCAGCTCTCGGTTTGATCGGTGCCGGCTTTCCCGAGGAGGTCGGCGGGGACGGCGGAGACCTGGCCGACGCGGTCGTGATCTGCGAGGAGATGCATCAGGCCGGTGCATCGGGCGGACTGTTCGCATCGCTGTTCACCAGCGGAATCGCGTTGCCGCACTTGGTTGCCGCGGGTGACGCCGACCAGATCGAGAAGTGGGTGCGGCCCACGCTGGCCGGCGAGAAGATCGGATCGCTCGCGATCACCGAGCCCGGTGGCGGCTCCGACGTCGGCCACCTCAGGACGAAGGCTGTCAGGGATGGCGAGCACTACGTCGTCAACGGATCGAAGACGTACATCACCTCCGGGTGTCGAGCCGATTTTGTCGTCACCGCGGTCCGCACCGGCGGCGAGGGTGCGGCCGGTGTCTCGCTGCTCGTCATCGAGAAGGGCACACCCGGGTTCGAGGTCACCAGCAAGCTCGACAAGATGGGCTGGCGCGCATCCGATACCGCCGAGCTCTCGTTCGTCGACGCTCGCGTGCCGGTGAGCAACCTGGTCGGTGCCGAGAACAGTGGCTTCGCGCAGATCGCGCAGGCGTTTCTCACCGAGCGCATCGCACTCGCGGCCCAGGCCTACGCCAGCGCGCAACGGTGCCTCGATCTCACTCTGCAGTGGGTCCGCGATCGGGAGACGTTCGGAAAGCCGCTCATCGCACGGCAATCCGTACAGAACACCGTCACCGAGATGGCGCGCAAGATCGACATCGCCCGCGTCTACACCCGTTCCCTCGTCGAGCGGTCCTTGCAGGAGAACCAGGACTTCATCGCCGAGGTCTGCTTCGCGAAGAACACCGCCGTCGAATCCGGAGAATGGGTCGCCAATCAGGCGGTACAACTCTTCGGTGGACTCGGCTACATGCGCGAGAGCGAAGTCGAGCGTCAGTACCGTGACATGCGCATCCTCGGTATCGGCGGCGGAACCACCGAAATCCTCACCGGACTGGCAGCAAAACGATTGGGGTACCAGGCATGA
- a CDS encoding acyl-CoA carboxylase subunit beta, with the protein MSVLKSTLDTASEQFTGATEAMNTKLAEIDAEHDKALLGGGEKYVARHKKRGKLLARERIELLIDEDSAFLELCPLAAWGSDFPVGASTVMGIGVVCGVECLIVANDPTVRGGASNPWTLKKGFRGNDIATQNRLPVISLVESGGADLPTQKEVFIPGGRMFRDLTQLSAAGIPTIALVFGNSTAGGAYIPGMSDHVVMIKEQSKVFLAGPPLVKMATGEDSDDESLGGAEMHARKSGLADYFAVDEQDAIRIGRSIVSRLNWKKKGPEPRAEIIEPLADPEDLLGIVTTDLKIPFDPREVIARIVDGSDFDEFKPMYGGSLVTGWAELHGYPIGILANARGVLFSEESQKATQFIQLANRSNTPLLFLHNTTGYMVGKEYEEGGMIKHGSMMINAVSNSTVPHISILLGASYGAGHYGMCGRAFDPRFLFAWPSSKSAVMGGAQLAGVISIVGRAAAEARGQAFDAEADAGMRAMIEAQIEAESLPMFLSGRLYDDGVIDPRDTRTVVGMCLSAIASAPIEGTANFGVFRM; encoded by the coding sequence ATGAGCGTGCTGAAGTCCACCCTCGACACCGCATCGGAACAGTTCACCGGTGCCACCGAGGCCATGAACACCAAACTCGCCGAGATCGACGCCGAACACGACAAGGCTCTCCTCGGCGGCGGCGAAAAGTACGTGGCGCGGCACAAGAAGCGCGGCAAGCTACTTGCCCGCGAGCGTATCGAGCTGTTGATCGACGAGGACTCCGCGTTTCTCGAACTCTGCCCACTTGCAGCCTGGGGCAGCGACTTTCCTGTCGGGGCCAGCACCGTCATGGGCATCGGCGTCGTGTGCGGAGTCGAGTGCCTCATCGTCGCCAACGATCCGACGGTCCGCGGTGGAGCCAGCAACCCGTGGACTCTCAAGAAGGGGTTCCGCGGCAACGACATTGCGACCCAGAACCGACTGCCGGTGATCTCCCTGGTCGAATCCGGCGGTGCCGATCTGCCGACCCAGAAGGAGGTGTTCATCCCCGGCGGACGCATGTTCCGCGATCTGACGCAGCTGTCGGCTGCGGGCATTCCCACGATCGCGTTGGTGTTCGGTAACTCCACTGCCGGCGGCGCGTACATTCCCGGGATGTCCGATCACGTGGTCATGATCAAGGAACAATCCAAAGTGTTCCTCGCCGGCCCGCCGCTGGTGAAGATGGCCACCGGTGAGGACTCCGACGACGAGTCGCTCGGCGGGGCCGAGATGCATGCCCGAAAGTCCGGTCTCGCAGACTATTTCGCCGTCGACGAACAGGATGCCATCCGTATCGGACGCAGCATCGTCTCCCGGTTGAACTGGAAGAAGAAGGGCCCGGAGCCGCGCGCCGAGATCATCGAGCCGCTGGCCGACCCCGAGGATCTGCTCGGCATCGTCACTACCGACCTGAAGATCCCGTTCGACCCCCGCGAGGTGATCGCCCGCATCGTCGACGGCTCCGATTTCGACGAATTCAAGCCCATGTACGGCGGCTCGCTCGTCACCGGATGGGCCGAGCTGCACGGCTATCCCATCGGCATCCTGGCCAATGCACGCGGTGTGCTGTTCAGCGAGGAATCGCAGAAGGCGACGCAGTTCATCCAGCTCGCCAACCGGTCGAACACGCCACTGTTGTTCCTGCACAACACCACCGGGTACATGGTCGGCAAGGAATACGAGGAAGGCGGGATGATCAAGCACGGCTCGATGATGATCAACGCCGTCTCCAACTCGACGGTTCCGCACATCTCGATCCTGCTCGGTGCGTCCTACGGTGCCGGTCACTACGGCATGTGCGGCCGCGCCTTCGACCCGCGATTCCTGTTCGCCTGGCCGTCGAGCAAATCTGCCGTCATGGGCGGCGCGCAACTCGCCGGTGTCATCTCCATCGTCGGACGCGCCGCTGCCGAGGCCCGCGGTCAGGCATTCGACGCAGAGGCCGATGCCGGCATGCGCGCGATGATCGAGGCACAGATCGAAGCCGAGTCGCTGCCCATGTTCCTCTCCGGACGCCTCTACGACGACGGCGTCATCGATCCTCGTGATACCCGCACGGTAGTGGGAATGTGCCTGTCGGCCATCGCCTCTGCCCCGATCGAAGGCACCGCCAACTTCGGTGTCTTCCGGATGTGA